The following coding sequences lie in one Oceanicola sp. 502str15 genomic window:
- the cobT gene encoding cobaltochelatase subunit CobT produces MAKPTDNPADPFKKALAEATKVMADDPELGVTYSVDPPGTTGDGLRLPQVSRRMSAEEVLLARGTADALALRHKYHDEGTAARYAPQGQLARDIYAAMETARCEAVGARVMPGTAKNIDAKIAAEADRRGYGSLTQMSEAPLAEAAGYLVRNLATGRQLPASAQNVLDLWRDHLEGSAAGTLDDLQGVLSDQQAFARFARQVIEDLGYGDQLGDDPDMEDDDAEGDEAEEDQDDADSTGQDDSDQDEETDASPEQDQEQTDDPSEATVSMDDMAESEEGEEAEMPEGESPLEPPPPAPASEADPNYVIYDSTFDEEIPAEELAQPAELERLRDYLDQQLEPLKGAVSRLANKLQRRLQAQQNRSWEFDREEGILDAGRLARVVANPTTPLSFKVEKDTEFRDTVVTLLLDNSGSMRGRPISIAAICADVLARTLERCQVKVEILGFTTRAWKGGQAREKWLADGRPQVPGRLNDLRHIIYKSADAPWRRARANLGLMMKEGLLKENIDGEALEWAHRRMVNRREVRKILMVISDGAPVDDSTLSVNPANYLEKHLRDVIAMIEKRRAVELLAIGIGHDVTRYYDRAVTITDVEQLAGAMTEQLASLFDSDPRARARFMGMKKAS; encoded by the coding sequence ATGGCTAAACCTACCGATAACCCGGCAGACCCCTTCAAGAAGGCGCTCGCAGAGGCCACCAAGGTCATGGCCGACGATCCCGAGCTTGGCGTCACCTATTCGGTCGACCCGCCCGGCACCACCGGCGACGGGCTGCGTCTGCCGCAGGTCTCGCGCCGGATGAGCGCCGAAGAGGTGCTGCTGGCCCGCGGCACCGCCGATGCGCTGGCGCTGCGCCACAAGTATCACGACGAGGGCACCGCCGCCCGCTACGCCCCGCAGGGCCAGCTTGCGCGTGATATCTACGCCGCGATGGAAACCGCCCGCTGCGAGGCGGTGGGCGCGCGCGTCATGCCCGGCACCGCCAAGAACATCGACGCCAAGATCGCCGCCGAGGCCGACCGGCGCGGCTACGGCTCGCTCACCCAGATGTCCGAAGCCCCGCTGGCCGAGGCCGCCGGCTACCTCGTGCGCAACCTCGCCACCGGCCGGCAGTTGCCCGCCAGCGCCCAGAACGTGCTCGACCTCTGGCGCGACCACCTCGAAGGCTCCGCCGCCGGCACGCTCGACGATCTGCAGGGCGTGCTCTCCGACCAGCAGGCCTTTGCCCGGTTCGCCCGCCAGGTGATCGAGGATCTCGGCTACGGCGACCAGCTCGGCGACGACCCCGACATGGAGGACGACGACGCCGAGGGCGACGAGGCCGAGGAAGATCAGGACGACGCCGACAGCACCGGCCAGGACGACAGCGATCAGGACGAAGAGACCGACGCCTCCCCCGAGCAGGACCAGGAACAGACCGACGACCCCTCCGAGGCCACCGTCTCGATGGACGACATGGCCGAGAGCGAAGAGGGCGAAGAGGCCGAGATGCCCGAGGGCGAAAGCCCGCTCGAGCCCCCGCCCCCTGCCCCGGCCTCCGAGGCCGACCCGAACTACGTGATCTACGACAGCACCTTCGACGAGGAGATCCCCGCCGAGGAGCTGGCCCAGCCCGCCGAGCTGGAGCGACTGCGCGATTACCTCGACCAGCAGCTTGAGCCGCTGAAGGGCGCCGTCTCGCGCCTTGCCAACAAGCTCCAGCGCCGCCTTCAGGCGCAGCAGAACCGGAGCTGGGAGTTCGACCGCGAAGAGGGCATCCTCGACGCCGGCCGCCTCGCCCGCGTCGTCGCCAACCCGACCACGCCGCTCTCCTTCAAGGTCGAGAAGGACACCGAGTTCCGCGACACCGTGGTCACGCTCCTGCTCGACAATTCCGGCTCCATGCGCGGGCGGCCGATCAGCATTGCCGCGATCTGCGCCGATGTGCTCGCCCGCACTCTCGAGCGCTGCCAGGTCAAGGTCGAGATCCTCGGTTTCACCACCCGCGCCTGGAAGGGCGGGCAGGCCCGCGAGAAGTGGCTGGCCGATGGCCGCCCCCAGGTGCCCGGCCGCCTCAACGACCTGCGCCACATCATCTACAAGAGCGCCGATGCCCCCTGGCGGCGCGCGCGCGCCAACCTCGGCCTGATGATGAAAGAGGGGCTGCTGAAGGAAAACATCGACGGCGAGGCGCTCGAATGGGCCCACCGCCGGATGGTGAACCGCCGCGAGGTCCGCAAGATCCTCATGGTCATCTCCGATGGCGCGCCGGTCGATGACTCGACCCTGAGCGTGAACCCCGCCAACTATCTCGAGAAGCACCTGCGCGACGTGATCGCCATGATCGAGAAGCGCCGCGCGGTGGAGCTTCTGGCCATCGGCATCGGCCATGACGTGACCCGCTACTACGACCGCGCCGTCACCATCACCGATGTCGAGCAGCTTGCGGGCGCGATGACCGAGCAACTCGCCTCGCTGTTTGATTCCGACCCCCGGGCGCGGGCCCGGTTCATGGGGATGAAGAAGGCCAGTTGA
- a CDS encoding aminopeptidase P family protein has translation MFQTFDATTNPADGPSRLAALRAALSGLGLTGFLVPRADRHQGEYVAPCDERLAWLTGFTGSAGFAAVLPDVAGVFIDGRYRVQVKAQVDTTHFTPVDWPETRLADWLIAQAPAGAKIGFDPWLHTVKEVAALSRALEAKGLALVPVAQNPVDGIWQGRPAEPAAPIVAHALEFAGESSADKRARLGAELREAGVGAAVLTLPDSVCWLLNIRGADIARNPVARVNAVLEASGKVDLFCDPAQVEGLDLGADVAVLPRASFAAALAELGGHVRIDPDSAPEAVAALLRGKAEVVEGPDPCLLPKARKNAAELDGMRAAHLRDAVAMVKFLAWLDDAAPGGTLTEIAVVEQLEGFRREANELREISFDTISGAGPNGAIVHYRVTHDTNRTVRPGELLLVDSGGQYLDGTTDITRTVTVGPPPEGAAEAFTRVLQGMIAMSRIRWPEGRAGRDIEAVARYPLWLAGQDYDHGTGHGVGAYLSVHEGPARLSRLSEIALEPGMILSNEPGYYREGHWGIRIENLVVVEPAPALEGADARAMLAFETLTFVPIDRHLIVTEMLSQGERDWLDAYHAEVWQRVGSRVQGEVRDWLRQATAPLG, from the coding sequence ATGTTCCAGACCTTCGACGCCACCACCAATCCCGCCGACGGCCCCTCCCGGCTGGCCGCCCTGCGCGCCGCCCTCTCCGGCCTCGGCCTCACCGGCTTTCTGGTCCCCCGCGCCGACCGGCACCAGGGCGAGTATGTCGCCCCCTGCGACGAGCGGCTGGCCTGGCTGACCGGCTTTACCGGCTCGGCGGGCTTTGCCGCCGTGCTGCCCGATGTGGCGGGCGTCTTCATCGACGGGCGTTACAGGGTGCAGGTGAAGGCGCAGGTCGACACCACCCATTTCACCCCCGTCGACTGGCCCGAAACCCGGCTGGCCGACTGGCTCATCGCGCAGGCCCCGGCGGGCGCGAAGATCGGCTTCGATCCCTGGCTTCACACCGTCAAGGAGGTCGCCGCGCTGTCCCGGGCGCTGGAGGCCAAGGGGCTGGCGCTGGTCCCGGTCGCACAGAACCCGGTCGACGGCATCTGGCAGGGCCGCCCCGCCGAGCCCGCCGCGCCCATCGTCGCCCATGCGCTGGAATTTGCCGGCGAGAGCAGCGCCGACAAGCGCGCCCGCCTTGGGGCGGAGCTGCGCGAGGCCGGGGTCGGCGCGGCGGTGCTGACCCTGCCCGATTCCGTCTGCTGGCTGCTCAACATTCGCGGCGCCGACATTGCCCGCAACCCCGTTGCCCGCGTGAACGCCGTGCTCGAAGCCTCTGGCAAGGTTGATCTTTTCTGCGACCCGGCCCAGGTCGAAGGGCTGGACCTCGGGGCCGATGTGGCCGTGCTGCCGCGCGCCAGCTTTGCCGCCGCCCTTGCCGAGCTGGGCGGCCATGTGCGGATCGACCCCGACAGCGCCCCCGAGGCCGTTGCCGCGCTCCTGCGCGGCAAGGCGGAGGTCGTCGAAGGCCCCGACCCCTGCCTGCTGCCCAAGGCCCGCAAGAACGCCGCCGAGCTGGACGGGATGCGCGCGGCCCATCTGCGCGACGCGGTGGCGATGGTGAAATTTCTCGCCTGGCTCGACGATGCCGCGCCCGGCGGCACCCTCACCGAGATCGCCGTGGTCGAGCAGCTCGAGGGCTTTCGCCGCGAGGCCAACGAGCTGCGCGAGATCAGCTTCGACACCATCTCCGGCGCCGGCCCCAACGGCGCCATCGTCCATTACCGCGTCACCCATGACACCAACCGCACCGTCCGCCCCGGCGAGCTGCTGCTGGTCGATTCCGGCGGCCAGTATCTCGACGGCACCACCGACATCACCCGCACCGTCACCGTCGGCCCGCCCCCCGAGGGCGCGGCAGAGGCCTTCACCCGCGTGCTTCAGGGCATGATCGCCATGAGCCGCATCCGCTGGCCCGAGGGCCGCGCGGGCCGCGACATCGAGGCGGTCGCGCGCTATCCGCTCTGGCTCGCCGGGCAGGACTACGACCACGGCACCGGCCATGGCGTGGGGGCCTACCTCAGCGTTCACGAGGGCCCCGCCCGCCTCAGCCGCCTGTCGGAAATTGCGCTGGAGCCGGGCATGATCCTGTCCAACGAACCGGGCTACTACCGCGAGGGGCACTGGGGCATCCGCATCGAGAACCTCGTGGTGGTCGAGCCCGCGCCCGCGCTCGAGGGGGCCGACGCGCGCGCCATGCTGGCCTTCGAAACCCTCACCTTCGTGCCGATCGACCGTCACCTGATCGTGACCGAGATGCTCTCGCAGGGCGAGCGCGACTGGCTCGATGCCTATCATGCCGAGGTCTGGCAGCGGGTCGGTTCGCGGGTGCAGGGCGAGGTGCGCGACTGGCTGCGACAGGCCACCGCGCCGCTGGGGTGA
- a CDS encoding DUF427 domain-containing protein, producing MADHIKIRDAEGTWVVRAGGAVLGESSKALELTEGEMPFVIYFPRGDIAMAFLDKSQTVTHCPHKGDATHYDIEIKSGTIHDAGWSYEDPKPEMARIKDHMAFYAEKVTVEQV from the coding sequence ATGGCCGATCACATCAAGATACGCGACGCCGAGGGCACATGGGTTGTCCGGGCCGGGGGCGCCGTGCTGGGCGAAAGCTCGAAGGCGCTGGAGTTGACCGAAGGCGAGATGCCCTTTGTCATCTATTTTCCGCGTGGCGACATCGCCATGGCCTTCCTCGACAAGTCGCAGACCGTCACCCATTGCCCCCACAAGGGCGATGCCACGCATTACGACATCGAGATCAAGTCGGGCACCATTCACGATGCCGGCTGGTCCTATGAAGACCCCAAGCCCGAGATGGCGCGGATCAAGGACCACATGGCGTTCTACGCCGAGAAGGTCACGG